The nucleotide sequence ATTATTTTGTGTCGTTGCCCAATCTTCAGGAAAGGCATCACGGGTATAAACTTCTAATGACTGGTTTAATGCTGCTATAGCCAATTCTAGATTCTCTGCCCTTTCCCCTCGGATGCGATAATTATAAGCTGCCCCCAGATTATTTTGTGTCCTTGCCCAATCTTCAGGAAAGGCATCACGGGTATAAACTTCTAATGACAGGTTTAATGCTGCTATAGCCAATTCTAGATTCTCTGCCCTTTCCCCTCGGATGCGATCGCTATAAGCAGCGCCCAGATTATTTTGTGTCGTTGCCCAATCAACAGGAAAGGCTTCACGGGTATATAGTTCTAACAGAGTGAGATAACCTGTAATGGCAATTTCTAGATTATTAGCCCGACTTCCTCTAGGAAACTGTTGAAATTTATTACATAAATTTTGAATCACCCCTGCAAAAGCCGCCGCCTCTTCTGTATTACTTCCAGAAAACACATTTCTCGCCCATTGTTGCAACACTTGGGCAAAAGTATCATTTAACAGATGTTGGTGACGTTCTAAAATCGGATAAACTACCGCTACATTACTCTTACTTTCATATTCTGCTTGTAATACCTCTTGGAGAAACTTCTGATATTCCTCAATATTGACCTCTTGACGGTTGAGATATTCCCCCAAAGAAAGCGCCCAATTCCGCAACCAGTCCGCATTATTCTTATTACCTTGTTCCTCCAACCATGCCGCATAGCTTTCCATCACCTGCAACAACCCCTCATCAAGCAATTCCTCATTAGCTTGCAGGATCTTAGGTTCATCACCTTGGGGGCAGTTGAGCAACTGTTCAATTAAATTAACATAAGCTTGTAATCTAGCTTCATCCATATTTCTTGGCTGGAGATTGCTGTTTATAGTTGAATATTGACCAGCCTCTACAATATAGCAAAAATTCCGGACCTGTGGTCTTACTCAGATTTAGATTCAGGTAGGAATTTCGGTTCAAATAATTGGGAAGGAGTAAAACGAAACCCTTTTTCATCTTCTTGGCGAATTAATAGCCCTTGTTCTTCCATAGATTTAAGTTGAGGATAAAGTGCTACAAAGGTTACAACATCCAGTTTATCTAAATCTCGATCAGAGATATCTTCACTAATTCCACCTGCTTGATAAGCAACATATAGCAAATGACGAAACATAGGACTGAGAGAATAAGTAAACTCTTGCTGGAGAGTTTGCCAAATTGAACTAAAGGCGGTTTGATCAATAATTTCACATCCTTCAGAAGCGGCATTACGTAATACTTTTTCACAGATTGTGTTAAGCTGTCGAGGAACACCTTGAGCATAATTAGTAATTAATTGCATGACTTCTTCTGTAAAAGGATGAGGATCGTTTCGTGGCTCTTTTCTAGCACTATTAAGATAGTTAATCGCAATTTGACGTAAAGCATCTTGACTCATTTTTTCCAGGGGAATATCTTCAGAAAATATCCCAAGTGCTTTTAAAGTTGCTTCTTGAAGATCGGTAAATCCTCTTCCAGTCATAATAAATCCTCTATTTTTCCCCATCCGAAATAAATCTAAGCTGCCTTCTAAAATATTCTGGACAACAATGGGATCTTTTTTATCAAAATCATCTATAGCAATGACAAGACGAGAATATTTTTTTTCTGCTTGATTGAGTAAACGAATTAGCAAGGGATAAGGATCGGCATTGGCAGTAGGAGTAA is from Gloeothece verrucosa PCC 7822 and encodes:
- a CDS encoding ATP-binding protein, with protein sequence MSRLKKHNSSLEKWGLKENPFRPTPPNDPEKVAQIFYGRDQALDVAIPTLYEGRNILVRGAWGIGKTSLIFNLIYQLQREVAELDDNEKMLILYLSSIPGESATEFYRALLLAIADSLADLDQEAQDIANTILGFSIQRTKTINEGQVKLGVLSFGRREESPSNKLTPTANADPYPLLIRLLNQAEKKYSRLVIAIDDFDKKDPIVVQNILEGSLDLFRMGKNRGFIMTGRGFTDLQEATLKALGIFSEDIPLEKMSQDALRQIAINYLNSARKEPRNDPHPFTEEVMQLITNYAQGVPRQLNTICEKVLRNAASEGCEIIDQTAFSSIWQTLQQEFTYSLSPMFRHLLYVAYQAGGISEDISDRDLDKLDVVTFVALYPQLKSMEEQGLLIRQEDEKGFRFTPSQLFEPKFLPESKSE